The DNA segment CGGAAATCCGAAACCGAGGTTGTCGATGTCCCCGACGCGGATCACCCGTTCCGCTTCCTTCGTGTCACTGAGTTCGACTTTCTGCGCCTTCCAGTCGCCGTCCGTTCCGGTCGTCATCGCGGAGGCCGCGAACGGAAGGGCGAAAAACAGCGCGGTCAGCAACGAAGTCCGGTCCATGGCCGACCATGGTCAACACCCGCCCGGGTGTTTCAAGCAATTTTGATCTCCGGAAACGTCGCCGGATCAGCGGGTGACCCCCCGCTCGGACTGCTCGATGAACTTGATCAGGTGCGCCACCTGCGGCACGGAGGCTTCGTGCGTCGCCTTCAGCGAGCTGAGGCCGTTCGCCATGTTGCCATCCTTCTTCAGGAACAGCTTCTTGTAGGCGAACTTGAGCGCCTTGATGTCCTCCTCCGGAAAGCCCCGCCGTTGCAGGCCGATGAGGTTCAACCCGCGCGTGACACCCGGATTCCCGTCCACGATCATGAACGGCGGCACGTCCTGCGTGATCTTCGACAGGCCGCCGACAATGGAGTGCATGCCGACGCGGCAGAACTGGTGGAAGCCCGCCATCGCGGAAAGGATCGCGTGGTCCTCCACCACCACATGCCCGGCGATGCCGGACGAGTTCGACATGATGATGTGGCTGCCGAGCTGGCAGTCATGCGCCACGTGGGAGTAGCAGAGGAAAAGGTTGTGGTCGCCGATGCGGGTCGGCGTCTCCGCCACCGTGCTGCGGTGGATGGTCGTGTTCTCCCGGAACACGTTGTGGTCGCCGATCTCCAGGTACGTCGGCTCCCCGAGGTACTTCAGGTCCTGGGTCTTCATCCCGATGGCCGCGAACGGGAAGAACTCGTTGTGCCGGCCGATCTTCGTGTGTCCCTCAACCACCACATGGGAGT comes from the Luteolibacter sp. SL250 genome and includes:
- the lpxA gene encoding acyl-ACP--UDP-N-acetylglucosamine O-acyltransferase, which encodes MIHPTAIVSPLAHIGNNVRIGPYCVVGANVEIGDDTVLHSHVVVEGHTKIGRHNEFFPFAAIGMKTQDLKYLGEPTYLEIGDHNVFRENTTIHRSTVAETPTRIGDHNLFLCYSHVAHDCQLGSHIIMSNSSGIAGHVVVEDHAILSAMAGFHQFCRVGMHSIVGGLSKITQDVPPFMIVDGNPGVTRGLNLIGLQRRGFPEEDIKALKFAYKKLFLKKDGNMANGLSSLKATHEASVPQVAHLIKFIEQSERGVTR